The following are encoded together in the Terriglobia bacterium genome:
- a CDS encoding GNAT family N-acetyltransferase has protein sequence MPVLSLVPIDSSGAPADAGLELDDLARDVCESTAGLYRRVGFVPPWVCYLAVFDEGVAGTCGFTAPPSAGRVEIAYYAFPRSEGRGIATSMARELLALARAADPGVTVTARTLRERNASVRILEKLGFTLEGTVLDPEEGEVWEWVLARGGA, from the coding sequence ATGCCCGTGCTGAGCCTCGTGCCGATCGACTCCTCCGGCGCGCCCGCCGACGCCGGCCTCGAATTGGACGACCTGGCGCGGGACGTGTGCGAGTCCACCGCGGGGCTCTACCGCCGGGTCGGGTTCGTCCCGCCGTGGGTGTGCTATCTCGCCGTCTTCGACGAAGGGGTCGCCGGGACTTGCGGGTTCACGGCGCCGCCGTCCGCGGGGCGGGTCGAGATCGCGTACTACGCCTTCCCGAGGTCCGAGGGGCGCGGCATCGCCACCTCGATGGCCCGGGAGCTGCTGGCTCTCGCCCGCGCCGCCGATCCCGGAGTCACGGTCACCGCGCGGACGCTCCGTGAGCGGAACGCGTCGGTCCGCATCCTCGAGAAGCTGGGATTCACCCTCGAGGGCACGGTATTGGACCCGGAGGAAGGCGAAGTCTGGGAGTGGGTGCTGGCCCGGGGCGGCGCCTGA
- the modA gene encoding molybdate ABC transporter substrate-binding protein translates to MPRRPAAALLAAVIAAAATGAAAAGSVLVSAASSLKEAIQEAAERFEVRHPGTGVVVNAAASGVLLRQIEEDAPVDLFVSASPDEIERLERAGRIDVGAARPVASNRLVVVVPAGSSPPATLAGLAAPRFDRIAIGNPRTVPAGRYAEQALRWVGVLNALATRLIPGESVRQVLEYVARGEVAAGIVYATDPRAMGERVVTGPEAPRGSHDPIVYLVAPLRDAPHPTDAAALMAFLLSEEGRSILARRGFLPPPPR, encoded by the coding sequence ATGCCCAGGAGACCCGCCGCCGCGCTGCTGGCCGCCGTGATCGCCGCCGCCGCGACGGGCGCCGCCGCGGCCGGTTCGGTGCTCGTGTCCGCCGCGAGCAGTCTCAAGGAGGCGATCCAGGAAGCCGCCGAACGGTTCGAGGTCCGGCATCCGGGAACCGGGGTCGTGGTCAATGCCGCCGCCTCCGGTGTCCTGCTGCGCCAGATCGAGGAGGACGCCCCCGTGGACCTCTTCGTCAGCGCCTCCCCCGACGAGATCGAGCGCCTCGAGCGCGCCGGCCGGATCGATGTGGGCGCGGCCCGCCCCGTCGCTTCCAACCGGCTGGTCGTCGTGGTGCCGGCGGGGAGCAGCCCTCCCGCGACGCTCGCGGGTCTGGCGGCGCCGCGGTTCGACCGGATCGCGATCGGCAACCCGCGGACGGTTCCCGCGGGACGGTACGCGGAGCAGGCACTCCGATGGGTGGGGGTGCTGAACGCGCTCGCGACCCGCCTCATCCCCGGCGAGAGCGTTCGGCAGGTCCTGGAATACGTCGCCCGTGGAGAGGTCGCCGCCGGGATCGTGTACGCGACCGACCCCCGCGCGATGGGGGAACGGGTCGTGACGGGTCCCGAGGCGCCCAGAGGATCCCATGACCCGATCGTCTACCTGGTAGCCCCACTCCGCGACGCGCCGCACCCTACGGATGCGGCCGCGCTGATGGCGTTTCTCCTTTCGGAGGAAGGACGAAGCATCCTGGCTCGCCGCGGGTTCCTCCCCCCTCCTCCCCGATGA
- a CDS encoding dipeptidase, with the protein MRTPVTDLHCDTALEIQTGADLTSGNPEGHVDLERLDRGAVTLQVFASYVSSALPKGRAFRAAMDLLDGVEAACASSRGALVKVETAAEADRALLRGAKTAAFLAVENGHAIEESLTNLERLRLRGVRYMTLTHARNLPWAASSGEERCDFEGLAPFGEKVVAAMNEMGMIVDVSHVHETTLRDVTRLSRRPFIASHSDASALCPCARNLTDDQIRVIAGHGGLVGINFYPGFLDAAYAERQNAELGDLFATLEQVEREHLDDPVRKAEASRGLARTMRERMAKVRPPLDRIVDHVEHVVRLVGDDFVAFGSDFDGVPDLPEGVPDCAAFPAILDRMRERGLSEASIAKIAGANFRRVLESNP; encoded by the coding sequence ATGAGGACGCCCGTCACCGACCTGCACTGCGATACGGCGCTCGAGATCCAGACGGGCGCGGACCTTACGTCCGGGAATCCCGAGGGACACGTGGACCTCGAGCGCCTCGATCGGGGCGCCGTCACCCTCCAGGTGTTCGCGTCCTACGTTTCATCCGCGCTCCCGAAGGGTCGCGCGTTCCGGGCGGCGATGGACCTCCTCGACGGGGTCGAGGCGGCGTGCGCCTCGTCCCGCGGGGCGCTGGTGAAGGTCGAGACGGCCGCCGAAGCCGACCGCGCCCTCCTGCGGGGGGCGAAGACCGCGGCGTTCCTCGCGGTGGAGAACGGGCACGCGATCGAGGAGAGCCTCACGAACCTCGAGCGCCTCCGCCTCCGCGGGGTCCGCTACATGACGCTGACCCACGCCAGGAACCTCCCGTGGGCCGCCTCCTCGGGCGAGGAGCGCTGCGACTTCGAGGGGCTCGCCCCGTTCGGCGAGAAGGTCGTCGCCGCGATGAACGAGATGGGGATGATCGTGGACGTCTCCCACGTCCACGAGACGACCCTGAGGGACGTGACCCGCCTCTCGCGCCGCCCCTTCATCGCGTCGCACTCGGACGCGTCGGCGCTCTGCCCGTGCGCCCGGAACCTCACCGACGACCAGATCCGCGTGATCGCGGGCCACGGCGGGCTCGTGGGGATCAACTTCTACCCGGGCTTCCTCGACGCGGCGTACGCCGAGCGCCAGAACGCGGAGCTGGGGGACCTGTTCGCCACGCTGGAGCAGGTCGAGCGGGAGCACCTCGACGACCCCGTCCGCAAGGCGGAGGCGTCCCGCGGGCTTGCCCGCACGATGCGCGAGCGAATGGCGAAGGTCCGGCCCCCGCTGGACCGGATCGTGGACCACGTGGAGCACGTCGTCCGCCTCGTCGGCGACGACTTCGTCGCGTTCGGCTCCGACTTCGACGGCGTCCCCGATCTTCCGGAGGGGGTTCCGGATTGTGCCGCCTTCCCGGCGATCCTCGACCGGATGCGGGAAAGAGGCCTCTCCGAGGCCTCGATCGCGAAGATCGCGGGGGCCAACTTCCGGCGGGTGCTGGAATCGAACCCGTGA
- a CDS encoding cupin domain-containing protein, with product MSEIRVERDPAVETLLKLGVRGWPVWTKEVSEFAWSYDEPETCYFLEGDVIVTPDGGSPVRVGKGDLVTFPSGMSCTWKVNVPVRKHYRFG from the coding sequence TCAGGGTGGAGAGGGATCCGGCCGTGGAGACGCTCCTGAAGCTCGGGGTGCGAGGGTGGCCGGTCTGGACCAAGGAGGTCTCGGAGTTCGCCTGGAGCTACGACGAGCCGGAGACCTGCTACTTCCTGGAGGGGGACGTGATCGTCACCCCCGATGGGGGGAGCCCGGTCAGGGTGGGGAAGGGCGACCTGGTCACGTTCCCGTCCGGCATGTCGTGCACCTGGAAGGTGAACGTGCCGGTTCGAAAACACTACCGGTTCGGATAG
- a CDS encoding oligopeptide transporter, OPT family, translating to MSEKPHKPFVPPNTDMREFTLRALVLGLIMCVILGAANAYLGLKAGMTIAATYPAAVIGMAVLKLFKGSILEENFARTVGSIGESVAAGAIFTIPAFVMLQIWKFKPGPNQLSEYLTASALMILGGILGILFVTILRRVMVEDPTLPFPESVAASEIHKAGQRGAAAAIQLFQAMGVGALIRLLGRTDSDTFDGVGIYYAVNRFQIGVGRLKEGFVRLAGDKTVAAGGITTITAPAATPAYLGVGYIIGPELGALNFAGGLLAWGLFVPLLVYFLGPTQIDQYGGDWAALTGGVYRRIVRPIAVGGMLVGACFTLWRMRKNLISGLKRSIADVKASATAAAATERTERDMNLKVVGLGVAAVFVLMVALYFYFTKALPAAFLAAIVMLITGFFFAAVSGNLVGMIGSSNNPISGLTLATTIVAALTMVIVGAKGTQGVAAVLGVAAIGCVSAAVAGEMLQDLKVGHILGGTPWKMQVGDIFGVIIAGLVMFFPLYVLHNSDLAQNPANGGFGGPNLSAPQAGLMAALSQGIVGGEMAWPLVIVGIAMGISMILVKVKSPMLFSVGMYLPLETTFAIFMGGLIKGIVEKLVTKRKYNDAQKARVENAGILAASGLIAGEALMGLIVAAVVFVKDQMHRGPTFPSLPAFGPATGWLALAVFAVLALYMVYVPLRKAGAADEPAPPTAVM from the coding sequence ATGAGCGAGAAGCCTCACAAGCCGTTCGTGCCGCCCAATACCGACATGCGCGAGTTCACGCTCCGGGCGCTCGTCCTCGGGCTGATCATGTGCGTGATCCTGGGGGCGGCGAACGCTTATCTGGGCCTCAAGGCGGGCATGACGATCGCGGCCACCTATCCCGCGGCCGTGATCGGGATGGCCGTGCTCAAGCTGTTCAAGGGCTCGATCCTGGAGGAGAACTTCGCGAGGACCGTCGGGTCGATCGGCGAGTCCGTGGCGGCCGGGGCGATCTTCACGATCCCGGCGTTCGTCATGCTCCAGATCTGGAAGTTCAAGCCGGGCCCCAACCAGCTGAGCGAGTACCTGACCGCCTCCGCCCTGATGATCCTCGGCGGCATCCTCGGGATCCTGTTCGTCACGATCCTCAGGAGGGTGATGGTCGAGGACCCGACCCTCCCGTTCCCGGAGTCGGTGGCGGCGAGCGAGATTCACAAGGCGGGGCAGCGCGGGGCCGCGGCGGCGATCCAGCTGTTCCAGGCCATGGGAGTCGGGGCGCTGATTCGGCTCCTGGGCCGGACGGACTCCGACACCTTCGACGGGGTCGGGATCTATTACGCGGTCAACCGTTTCCAGATCGGGGTCGGGCGCCTCAAAGAGGGGTTCGTCCGCCTGGCCGGCGACAAGACCGTCGCGGCCGGGGGCATCACGACCATCACCGCGCCCGCGGCGACGCCGGCCTACCTCGGCGTCGGGTACATCATCGGCCCCGAGCTGGGCGCGCTGAATTTCGCAGGCGGCCTGCTCGCGTGGGGCCTGTTCGTCCCGCTCCTCGTCTACTTCCTCGGCCCGACGCAGATCGATCAGTACGGCGGGGACTGGGCCGCCCTCACGGGAGGGGTTTACCGGCGGATCGTCCGGCCCATCGCGGTGGGCGGGATGCTCGTGGGCGCCTGCTTCACCCTCTGGCGCATGCGGAAGAACCTGATCTCCGGTCTCAAGAGGAGCATTGCGGACGTCAAGGCGTCGGCGACGGCCGCGGCGGCCACGGAGCGGACCGAGCGGGACATGAACCTCAAGGTCGTCGGCCTCGGCGTGGCCGCGGTGTTCGTGCTGATGGTCGCCCTGTACTTCTACTTCACGAAGGCCCTCCCCGCGGCGTTCCTTGCCGCGATCGTGATGCTCATCACCGGGTTCTTCTTTGCGGCCGTGTCCGGAAACCTGGTGGGGATGATCGGCTCGTCCAACAACCCGATCTCCGGGCTCACGCTGGCGACCACGATCGTCGCGGCCCTGACCATGGTGATCGTTGGCGCGAAGGGGACCCAGGGAGTCGCCGCCGTGCTGGGGGTCGCGGCGATCGGCTGCGTCTCGGCGGCGGTCGCCGGCGAGATGCTGCAGGACCTCAAGGTCGGACACATCCTCGGCGGCACCCCCTGGAAGATGCAGGTCGGCGACATCTTCGGCGTGATCATCGCCGGCCTGGTCATGTTCTTTCCGCTCTACGTCCTGCACAACTCCGACCTGGCGCAGAACCCGGCGAACGGCGGGTTCGGCGGACCGAACCTGTCGGCCCCGCAGGCGGGCCTCATGGCGGCCCTGTCCCAGGGGATCGTCGGCGGCGAGATGGCCTGGCCGCTCGTGATCGTCGGGATCGCCATGGGGATCTCGATGATCCTGGTGAAGGTGAAGAGCCCGATGCTGTTCTCCGTCGGGATGTACCTCCCGCTCGAGACGACGTTCGCGATCTTCATGGGCGGGCTCATCAAGGGGATCGTGGAGAAGCTGGTCACGAAGCGGAAGTACAACGACGCTCAGAAGGCGAGGGTCGAGAACGCCGGCATCCTCGCGGCCTCGGGGCTGATCGCCGGCGAGGCGCTGATGGGTCTGATCGTCGCGGCGGTGGTGTTCGTCAAGGACCAGATGCATCGGGGACCGACGTTCCCCTCGCTGCCGGCCTTCGGTCCGGCGACGGGATGGCTGGCGCTGGCGGTGTTCGCGGTCCTGGCCCTCTACATGGTGTACGTGCCGCTCCGGAAGGCCGGCGCGGCCGACGAGCCGGCGCCGCCTACCGCCGTGATGTAG
- a CDS encoding DUF2059 domain-containing protein: MTGGTRGVSGTRRRRSTGLCLVAATLLSVRSRTALAAEPRSDETAEQAARVLIRTEIDPKVFDDLYVQASSAAVKNLEEAIRPSLRRGLTDDERKRLSLFWQRKIRELMPYSAIENRLVPLITKQVSLEDLEEINRFNSSSVGRKASEAQNLMSRETMAAGEQLGNKLGDKVWQSKVEEEMRRQFPQLFPRAIGGK; encoded by the coding sequence ATGACGGGAGGAACAAGAGGCGTCTCCGGGACGCGCAGGCGGAGATCGACTGGACTCTGCCTCGTCGCCGCGACGCTTCTCTCCGTTCGATCGCGCACGGCCCTCGCCGCCGAGCCGCGATCGGACGAGACCGCGGAGCAGGCCGCCAGGGTTCTCATCCGGACCGAGATCGATCCGAAGGTCTTCGACGATCTGTACGTCCAGGCCTCGAGCGCGGCGGTGAAGAACCTCGAGGAGGCGATCCGGCCTTCGCTCCGCCGAGGCCTGACCGACGACGAGAGGAAGCGCCTCTCGCTCTTCTGGCAGCGGAAGATACGCGAGCTGATGCCGTACTCGGCGATCGAGAATCGACTGGTGCCCCTGATCACGAAGCAAGTCTCCCTCGAGGATCTCGAGGAGATCAACCGGTTCAACAGCTCTTCCGTGGGTCGCAAGGCCTCGGAGGCTCAGAACCTGATGTCCCGGGAGACGATGGCGGCGGGGGAGCAGCTGGGGAACAAGCTCGGGGACAAGGTCTGGCAGTCCAAAGTGGAAGAAGAGATGAGGCGGCAGTTTCCGCAGCTGTTCCCGCGGGCGATCGGGGGAAAGTAG